In Streptomyces rapamycinicus NRRL 5491, the genomic stretch AGCCCGTCTCGGTCCGCACACCGGGCGAGGGACTGGTGTAGATGATGGTGCCGCCGTCGCGCACCACGTAGTCGGCGGACATGCAGCCCCAGCCGGTGTGGAAGAACAGGTGGTCGGTGGGCGCGAACACCCCGCAGATGACGATGTCGGCCGGACCGCTTTCGGCCACCGGGCTGTCGAAGGTGTAGATCTCGTTGAACCGCTCGATGGTCCTGCGGTGCGACACCGGATGTGCCCCGAAGTTCATCTCGATCACCTTGCCGCGGGTGTCGAGCAGGACGTCCAGGGTCGCGGTGAGGCCGGCCATCGTGGCGATCTCGTCGATGTCCGAGCGCATCGGTCCGGCCAGTGCTCCGTAATGCGTCTGGGGCGACATCACGAAGTTGCCGTGGTTGGCCTCGATGGTGATGTCGGCGCACACCCCCGGCATGACCAGCTTGCCGCCTCCGCCGTAACCCCAGTGGTTGGCCTGCGCCTGTCCGATCGCGATCACCACGTCGTGGCCGGTCACGGACTCATGCACCCATGCGGGCGTGCCGCGCGAGGTGACGCCGAGGTGGGTGTAGACGTCGTAGTTGAGGGGGTCGTTCTGGAGCAGCGGGATGCCCAGCCGGGCCATGCGCGCGAGGTTGTCCCGGCCGACCTTCTGCTCGATGTCGCGCTGCGACATCGATATGACCTTGCCGTTGCCGGTGATGACGGTGGCCTTGGTGGTACCGGCCCGCTCGATCTCGTCGAGTACGGCCGGAAGGATCTTCGAGG encodes the following:
- a CDS encoding lactate racemase domain-containing protein; protein product: MTGTFHARIPYESLDPLTIGVMDDESNVRREELGLDIPERNLLAAVYPDEPPAVKNTTDEARRALANPVAGPSLAQLLEGGRSITVIIDNQFRPTPASKILPAVLDEIERAGTTKATVITGNGKVISMSQRDIEQKVGRDNLARMARLGIPLLQNDPLNYDVYTHLGVTSRGTPAWVHESVTGHDVVIAIGQAQANHWGYGGGGKLVMPGVCADITIEANHGNFVMSPQTHYGALAGPMRSDIDEIATMAGLTATLDVLLDTRGKVIEMNFGAHPVSHRRTIERFNEIYTFDSPVAESGPADIVICGVFAPTDHLFFHTGWGCMSADYVVRDGGTIIYTSPSPGVRTETGFFPGLALMDLMKPYMPPSEAGYHRLLGDIHAREIQMWAGCIWAPIYEVMVRKHLTLVTLEENLAMADDIGIDATTSLDAAFAAAMERHGPDAKVAILPFARYQLPRDLVRLDAQPLRFPQEAPR